One window of Myripristis murdjan chromosome 8, fMyrMur1.1, whole genome shotgun sequence genomic DNA carries:
- the LOC115362907 gene encoding methionine-R-sulfoxide reductase B1-A-like yields MSFCSFFGGEVFKDHFKPGLYVCAKCDHQLFSSRSKYEHSSPWPAFTETIHEDSVSKHQERPGAYKVRCGKCGNGLGHEFVNDGPAKGVSRFUIFSSSLKFVPKDKVDGQ; encoded by the exons ATGTCGTTTTGCTCCTTCTTCGGAGGAGAGGTCTTTAAAGACCACTTCAAACCAG GGCTTTATGTGTGTGCCAAATGTGATCATCAGCTGTTCTCCAGCAGGTCAAAGTATGAGCACTCGTCTCCCTGGCCCGCCTTCACAGAAACCATCCATGAGGACAGTGTGTCCAAACATCAGGAGAGACCTGGGGCTTATAAG GTGCGGTGTGGGAAGTGTGGAAATGGATTGGGTCATGAGTTTGTGAACGATGGACCGGCCAAAGGAGTGTCTCGCTTCTGAATATTCAGCAGCTCACTGAAGTTCGTCCCTAAAG ACAAGGTTGATGGACAGTAA
- the LOC115364075 gene encoding methionine-R-sulfoxide reductase B1-A-like, whose amino-acid sequence MSYCSFSGGEEYKNHFQPGIYVCSECGHELFSSTSKFEHSSPWPAFSQTIHKDSVSKYPEAWGPIKVCCGRCGNGLGHEFLYDGPREGLSRF is encoded by the exons ATGTCCTATTGCTCTTTCTCTGGTGGAGAAGAATATAAAAACCACTTTCAACCTG gtatatatgtgtgttcagagtgtgggCACGAGCTGTTTTCCAGCACATCAAAGTTTGAGCACTCCTCTCCTTGGCCAGCCTTCTCACAGACCATCCACAAGGACAGCGTGTCTAAATACCCTGAAGCATGGGGACCCATTAAG GTTTGCTGTGGGAGGTGTGGCAATGGATTGGGCCATGAGTTCCTGTACGATGGACCAAGAGAGGGGCTGTCACGCTTCTGA